A region of Gracilinanus agilis isolate LMUSP501 chromosome 3, AgileGrace, whole genome shotgun sequence DNA encodes the following proteins:
- the CLK1 gene encoding dual specificity protein kinase CLK1 isoform X2, which produces MLEWFEHLGHVCIVFELLGLSTYDFIKENSFLPFGMDHIRKMAYQICKSVNFLHSNKLTHTDLKPENILFVQSDYTEEYNPKMRRDERTVKNPDIKVVDFGSATYDDEHHSTLVSTRHYRAPEVILALGWAQPCDVWSIGCILIEYYLGFTIFPTHDSKEHLAMMERILGPLPKHMIQKTRVQKYFRHYQLDWDEHSSAGRYVSRRCKPLKEFMHSQDADHELLFDLIQKMLEYDPSKRITLTEALKHPFFFSLKKENI; this is translated from the exons ATGTTGGAATGGTTTGAGCATCTTGGCCATGTTTGTATTGTATTTGAACTTCTGGGTCTTAGCACTTATGACTTCATTAAAGAAAACAGCTTTTTGCCATTTGGAATGGATCACATCAGGAAAATGGCATATCAGATATGCAAATCTGTAAATT ttttgcaCAGTAATAAACTAACTCATACTGACCTGAAgcctgaaaatattttatttgttcagtCAGACTACACAGAAGAGTATAATCCCAAAATG agacgTGATGAGCGTACAGTAAAAAATCCAGATATTAAAGTTGTAGACTTTGGAAGTGCAACATATGATGATGAACATCATAGTACCTTGGTTTCTACAAGACATTACAGAGCACCTGAAGTTATTTTAG CTCTAGGATGGGCTCAGCCATGTGATGTTTGGAGTATAGGATGTATTCTCATTGAGTACTATCTGGGATTCACAATATTTCCT ACACATGACAGTAAGGAACATTTGGCAATGATGGAAAGGATTTTAGGACCTTTACCCAAACATATGATTCAGAAAACCAG ggtacaaaaatatttccgtCATTATCAATTAGATTGGGACGAGCACAGTTCTGCTGGTAGATATGTTTCACGGCGTTGCAAACCCCTAAAG GAATTTATGCATTCTCAAGATGCTGACCATGAGCTTCTCTTTGACCTCATCCAGAAAATGTTAGAGTATGATCCATCCAAAAGAATTACTCTCACAGAAGCCTTGAaacatcctttctttttctctctgaagaaagaaaatatatga